A genome region from Synergistaceae bacterium includes the following:
- a CDS encoding M23 family metallopeptidase yields the protein MKLLHKTILIFSSLLIITTAGYAAKWESITFDEDISKGLEQLNHYCVMHNFTIEDIFWANSTSSGDIKPSTVIYLPKNHADLLAIWQNKGRLNYSASLPVAKKPDPKPAPVIPEIKRVPAMPANNNNKSSTPPDKILADAQKKSEDPDKIPGLMDPIIILSPNGNPVTGPMRLVISGDKVEAVRLPPEAAPKRPKLADLDHTFGTIPDYLQPYFYTPPRRPNDNYVRNLPRLNGKMLWPVDGKVTSGFGPRGRRLHAGVDIPMPLNTPIRAANSGVVAKTGNNSTPGFRGYGNFVLMDHGGGVKTLYAHCNTVSVRPGQRITVGQVIAHVGRTGRASTEHLHFEVRINDKPVNPLPYLAANPQLASRKK from the coding sequence ATGAAATTATTACATAAAACAATTTTAATTTTTTCGAGCTTGCTAATAATAACGACAGCAGGATATGCAGCAAAATGGGAATCTATTACATTTGACGAAGATATTTCAAAAGGGTTAGAGCAATTAAATCATTATTGTGTAATGCATAATTTCACTATAGAAGATATTTTCTGGGCAAATTCTACGAGTTCAGGCGACATAAAGCCGAGTACAGTTATTTATTTGCCAAAGAATCACGCTGATTTACTCGCAATATGGCAAAACAAGGGACGACTCAATTATTCCGCCTCGTTACCAGTAGCAAAGAAGCCCGACCCTAAACCCGCGCCGGTTATACCTGAAATTAAACGAGTCCCAGCAATGCCGGCAAATAATAATAACAAGAGCAGCACGCCCCCTGATAAAATTTTAGCCGATGCTCAGAAAAAATCAGAAGATCCCGACAAGATACCGGGCTTAATGGATCCGATTATAATACTTTCACCGAATGGGAATCCTGTAACAGGCCCGATGAGATTAGTAATTTCCGGCGATAAAGTCGAAGCAGTTAGACTCCCTCCTGAAGCAGCACCTAAACGCCCTAAACTCGCAGATTTAGATCACACTTTCGGGACAATTCCGGACTATTTACAGCCATATTTTTACACGCCACCGAGAAGACCTAATGATAATTACGTGCGAAATTTGCCGAGACTCAACGGGAAAATGTTATGGCCGGTTGACGGTAAAGTTACTTCAGGATTCGGACCAAGAGGCAGAAGACTTCACGCGGGAGTCGATATTCCCATGCCTTTGAATACGCCTATACGTGCCGCAAATTCCGGAGTCGTCGCTAAAACCGGCAATAATTCAACACCGGGATTTCGAGGTTACGGAAATTTTGTTTTGATGGATCACGGCGGAGGAGTCAAAACTCTTTACGCTCATTGCAATACAGTATCAGTCAGACCCGGCCAGCGCATAACAGTCGGCCAAGTCATAGCCCATGTAGGACGAACGGGCAGAGCTTCAACTGAACATTTACATTTTGAAGTCAGAATTAATGATAAACCCGTGAATCCTCTTCCATATTTGGCAGCAAATCCACAGTTAGCATCGCGGAAAAAATAA